In Helianthus annuus cultivar XRQ/B chromosome 9, HanXRQr2.0-SUNRISE, whole genome shotgun sequence, the following are encoded in one genomic region:
- the LOC110876662 gene encoding mannan endo-1,4-beta-mannosidase 5, whose translation MATYIKSGRLSWSAIFLAFVLYTSFSGCTCEASVHKGKEGGFVQTKGTSFVLNGSPFLFNGFNAYWMMNVASDPSERYKVTQVLQDATDAGLLVCRTWAFEDGTDGKALQISPGVYDERVFQGLDFVVAQARKYGLKLILSFVNNYKDFGGRPQYVEWARSSGVQLKSDDDFYTNPVVKGYYKNHVERVITRVNTITKIPYKDDNTIMAWELINEPRCQLDYSGRMVNAWVQEMATFVKSLDKHHLLEIGMEGFYGDTMPERKQINPGYQVGTDFISNNLIREIDFTTIHAYPDQWFSGQTENSQMAFMQRWMSSHYDDSRNVLKKPLVIAEFGKSSKDSDYNINIRNAYMNAVYRNIYMEARSGGTVGGGLVWQLMADGMGSYGDGYEIILSESPSTDSLILQQSHAMTTLSQSLRTGAQNVPVNQAREIESDQGTGDHPLVASDPQHRHANHAHTRKGSRNAGP comes from the exons ATGGCTACTTACATTAAATCTGGTCGACTTTCATGGAGTGCTATTTTTCTTGCTTTTGTTCTATACACATCATTTTCGGGTTGTACTTGTGAAGCTAGCGTTCACAAGGGTAAAGAAGGTGGTTTTGTTCAAACCAAAGGAACTAGCTTTGTTCTCAATGGTTCACCTTTTCTATTCAATGGTTTTAATGCATACTGGATGATGAATGTAGCCTCGGATCCTAGCGAGAGGTACAAAGTGACGCAGGTCCTACAAGACGCTACGGATGCAGGTCTTTTGGTGTGTCGTACATGGGCATTCGAAGATGGCACTGATGGTAAAGCCTTACAAATTTCACCAGGAGTATATGATGAACGTGTATTTCAG GGATTGGATTTTGTGGTGGCACAAGCAAGAAAATACGGTCTTAAGTTGATATTAAGTTTTGTTAACAATTACAAAGACTTTGGAGGGAGACCACAATACGTTGAGTGGGCTAGAAGCTCGGGCGTTCAGCTCAAAAGTGATGACGATTTCTACACAAATCCTGTAGTTAAAGGGTATTACAAGAACCATGTTGAA AGAGTTATTACAAGAGTGAATACAATCACTAAAATCCCTTACAAGGACGACAACACAATAATGGCGTGGGAACTCATCAACGAGCCTCGCTGCCAACTAGATTACTCCGGACGAATGGTTAAT GCTTGGGTACAAGAAATGGCTACGTTTGTTAAATCACTGGATAAACATCATTTGTTGGAGATTGGGATGGAAGGGTTTTACGGAGACACAATGCCCGAACGAAAACAAATAAACCCGGGTTACCAAGTTGGAACTGATTTCATCAGCAACAATCTTATTAGGGAAATCGATTTCACCACTATACATGCCTATCCTGACCAATG GTTCTCTGGACAAACTGAAAATTCACAAATGGCATTTATGCAAAGATGGATGTCGAGTCACTACGACGATTCAAGAAATGTCCTAAAGAAGCCATTGGTGATAGCAGAATTTGGTAAGTCCAGCAAAGACTCGGATTATAACATTAACATAAGAAATGCATACATGAATGCTGTTTATAGAAACATTTACATGGAGGCAAGGAGTGGAGGGACGGTTGGTGGTGGTTTAGTGTGGCAGCTTATGGCGGACGGGATGGGTTCCTACGGTGATGGTTACGAAATAATCTTGTCCGAAAGCCCGTCCACTGATAGCCTCATTTTGCAGCAATCTCATGCCATGACCACTCTATCACAATCATTAAGAACCGGAGCTCAAAATGTGCCCGTAAACCAAGCTCGTGAAATCGAATCTGATCAAGGTACTGGAGACCATCCATTGGTGGCATCGGATCCTCAGCATCGTCATGCAAATCATGCTCACACTCGAAAAGGATCAAGAAATGCAGGGCCTTGA
- the LOC110879356 gene encoding uncharacterized protein LOC110879356: MSFICGSFRSQQEEDDYDVLWPSTPKKPTRRRQIFGSRRGKNATNPYSDRGLDKFEALLADLDKKRQKILTQKGAEDVSMVKFIFSGPNEVQPIVVKFRDQRKHDDMSLPSTKELDLPKNDAFVKAKSGGNEAEEDYTKPSVDQCKRKFGEWWKPSYYLPLFVILILVFLMFFGRSFTILCTSIGWYLVPIFNAIIDKSKQPNIITKKEHLKRSRLKTAHKQ; the protein is encoded by the coding sequence ATGTCCTTCATTTGTGGCTCTTTTCGTAGCCAGCAAGAAGAAGATGACTACGATGTGCTTTGGCCATCTACTCCGAAAAAACCAACAAGAAGACGACAGATTTTCGGTAGCCGAAGGGGTAAAAACGCCACAAACCCATATTCGGATCGTGGTCTAGACAAGTTTGAGGCGCTTTTAGCGGATCTTGACAAGAAAAGGCAAAAGATTTTGACACAAAAAGGGGCTGAAGATGTCTCCATGGTTAAGTTCATTTTTAGTGGCCCCAATGAAGTACAACCCATTGTAGTCAAGTTTCGCGATCAAAGAAAACATGATGACATGAGTTTGCCAAGTACTAAAGAACTCGATCTTCCAAAGAATGATGCTTTTGTTAAAGCGAAAAGTGGTGGTAATGAAGCGGAAGAAGATTACACGAAACCATCGGTTGATCAGTGTAAAAGAAAGTTTGGAGAATGGTGGAAACCCTCGTATTATCTACCGTTGTTTGTGATCTTGATCTTGGTGTTCTTGATGTTTTTCGGACGTTCTTTCACAATATTATGTACTTCTATAGGTTGGTATTTGGTTCCAATCTTTAATGCGATTATAGACAAGTCAAAGCAGCCGAATATCATCACAAAGAAAGAGCATTTGAAGAGGTCAAGACTCAAGACGGCCCATAAGCAATAA